The Bombus terrestris chromosome 16, iyBomTerr1.2, whole genome shotgun sequence genome includes a region encoding these proteins:
- the LOC100649829 gene encoding uncharacterized protein LOC100649829 — protein sequence MKLAIFALVVVSCLIAVVRSAEEEYDYEEEPAAPVTPAPARSNSGRLGGLLSSRGRVNVGRKSSAPAQSTTAKAVEQPVEVEEEGEEEFDDNQDQQEEIPTTTTESSKKVRGGVRPFRSNQDLLAALKRRRAQVGPSHRETSGTQAALESTTPKSKATTHSRSKSTASGANEAKSSGRGRFGGSRGSKPLQEEVEETQREEVQVKPKPYRRG from the exons ATGAAGCTCGCGATTTTCGC ATTGGTGGTGGTCAGCTGTCTGATAGCCGTGGTAAGATCGGCGGAAGAGGAATACGATTACGAGGAAGAGCCGGCAGCTCCGGTGACCCCTGCACCGGCTAGATCGAATTCTGGTCGACTGGGCGGACTATTATCTTCGCGAGGACGAGTAAACGTTGGAAGGAAATCGTCAGCGCCG GCGCAATCGACCACCGCCAAAGCGGTCGAGCAGCCGGTGGAAGTGGAGGAAGAGGGCGAAGAGGAATTCGACGATAATCAAGATCAGCAGGAAGAAATTCCTACCACGACCACCGAATCCTCGAAGAAAGTTCGCGGCGGTGTCAGACCTTTCAG GTCGAACCAGGATCTCTTAGCCGCGTTAAAGAGGAGAAGAGCTCAAGTAGGACCATCGCACCGAGAAACGTCTGGTACGCAAGCCGCCTTGGAATCGACAACACCAAAATCCAA AGCGACCACACACAGCCGCAGCAAAAGCACCGCCAGCGGTGCGAACGAAGCGAAATCATCGGGACGCGGCAGGTTCGGAGGATCCAGGGGAAGCAAACCTTTGCAAGAAGAGGTGGAGGAAACCCAACGAGAGGAGGTGCAAGTGAAACCGAAACCTTATCGCAGAGGATAA